Proteins found in one Maridesulfovibrio sp. genomic segment:
- a CDS encoding PLxRFG domain-containing protein has translation MHQHPEIAKWNTDPEFSALPEEVKVQKIGNFFDRQLVDNEFYSLPKAEQVARRGRFVSSHLPAGSGQSIQQAPEESFVDSIKGFFDPGLSEEEKAQSAIAITNAEDQNRGPHEFMGPDRNVVTDVALNLTRGALADAPETLLRAGRTLGLDTDDGIKAVQDFRNINFQPSFQALNQPLRRDMTEGAASSAASMVAGAPGMVAGVIGGPVGMAAGYATSGGTIYGLAEYDQFMEEAEKAGLNREDVRPEAIASAVAEGGLEGVSNFLDMVLMKVGKPITSAATNRLKLFATNYAKTVASEVPTEMAQSASEVALRNKAGFEEQSPWEAAKSAIRPTLFSGVGFAGASTLSRRHKPIPQDKPTDLLNEGLEPLEEKPVQALNLSQGTARALPLDAMRQHYRQEEAKNGPADSPLMNAIDAQYEQNSVPSALRSDIIERNRFRPSPEIEEGIKRETALRENSPLERFDHADTLSVQPQSPVAPTPVQESFSLSPQTNEHLAPTPVEETFSLSGPEAYVAPGEAKVVETSLGQAAHEAATSPVNNLPEPTQAQKEAGNYKKGHTRILGMDIAIENPAGSERSGKDDSGKDWSVQMDHHYGYIKGTVGKDKDHLDLFIKDGVEADQVENKPVYVVDQINKDGSFDEHKIMAGFENEQEARAGYLSNYEEGWSGLGAITEMSPEKFKGWVKNGKTKRALAYKRPSKSVGSINKQIESGPYSRESHADFMDKLNSGEVDSETFKQNFKKVQEGKYSILADLSKLTKKKLLSMTGLRYTMSDKKDTLVRAAYESMVNSFSLGKPISYMMTADGLSKVRALEDIVNSVTDEDLKAHAEAYSKRRAKQDEYIKGKQKALDNPETYEDYEFFVRVKGVESLTTEQHMRWDELQAEKSGKQKEAQREQQATVKAVQSESVQMEYKGQTVHSKHGHDLFVVGLAERVDKPVFQELKNKAKQLGGYYSIYRAKGAIPGFQFKTKEAADKFIGLQDGDISKTDLIEQKEDQSQNKAVSKLRGMASSLRESAEENLGQERKTNTARRANQAAYAEDQAQKSIQFAQTMENLADAIESGEAKMLSGIKAKTHVELLESLTRIAKRQHDSANDVSYSQSQKTTATPEHMSAAKLPSLTFDRGVILDMAKDVETIRGGKRLALMLRARAKRAKRVQGRHDPVYNFRLYDEKLIRDLVAKFNQSGDKYKGWQVRDKVADLDRLARMGITTDAELRVALREYLTYRGKKMKADPVKEAERALVGRKIDGYFPTPKPIVERMLEEAEVEPGMDVLEPSAGKGNIADLIKEDEPEANLETIEPVQDLRTILEAKEHNLVGRNFLEHDGEYDRIIMNPPFEKRQDVEHVRNAYKLLKPGGRVVAIMSEGPFFGKDKVATDFREWLNTVGWSEKLPEGSFKSSERPTGVATRLVVIDKPDAVSGGNAAETSVKSPETTSIGAVSDERHQDTERRHKRVLGERDSGRRARPSSGDQGPEEGKGTGSENQNSNRSTQGSAVSVLHSEGEDAGHYELREASDLIPSHQATQGFKKHEAYPDDVQERPYHSDKNEQIKVKTNASQLDPRFVVSDNPDAVNGPPIITSDGIVLGGNSRTMSIQYAYENYPDKAGSYVDALKRKAESFGLDSSDVNSFRQPVLVRSIDDSISRKDMARKARLYNQSRMQGLDSTAEGISKGRMISKQSMATLAQALEDFSTLRSYLDSNSSRKLIDSLLADGVLESTQIGKLSKGTGLLNSEGKRLVELAVRGHIIDDFDTLDRLPDSILEKLDRIVPAASKVKNRGGDWDITPILKNALQHVVKFRASKAETLDTYFGQATLFGEDSSKSNPLVQRLARAAVSAKPTVFRGMWTEYAKKAVADKKDQAALPGAEPVSPEEAQRAFEDKTRFSFSKSNPAKGSTVAEVKEVISKLETASVNAGRTEVVQSVEDLPQHIQDEFNATGGGVLEAAYHDGKTYIVADSIPNSKRAVQLWMHEQGVHHGLRGFFGEKDLKQFLSKVHLSAAKSSIYKNIVDLYGLDINKAEDRQMAAEEYLAHVGEKVGAGEALSGREKSIWQQIVAMFRRWLNQLSFSKDATLTYAEIEQTVADVISWTVHGPAGQLSYDADPAVAFSKDATEEQLEAGRQLQEDIDEWSQQLDNFSKGKFNSRKDLQLGETPDVLRKLGIPARPMVMVQSDVAKVMSDREDHAIPLESLKQLPRQLAAPVMVFKSATVPDAFVFLTEIKLGRKSVMAAVHYDTKSQHVKVNKVASMYGRWPSWYARQMEEGRLVYRDKKKSLAWARTNGLQLPKVPLKRGNNKIITEKDIVKPVLPGDALRFSRGEMTAQQVVETVNEPEIRNFLNDKDLSALQEVGSLPHWIAKRFPEFQKIYEVHLGRMEKRSAMFSDSLAEVEDFFTGLNKKELQEISDMVWKLDGEKIKDITESKFVVATDKDGKKVRENGRAVLESNPEFYEQFEKWLKGQGMSKKAAKVFLAVRKSLDSDFLRAYDAMRQMSDISDSDLDQFRKNINHIQNYFPHHRYGQYYVAGYADDGNGARVCVYREHFDALNKLRANTIAADKIKELKEKYPDVHTWDKGKNQRLPEEVYGVPIDSNAMEQVIASAASSIADPDQAGDIRNKLTQAVSDVLKSRGWGSHAIGRKNIPGHETEDIRRVLYDYKAGLTGWLTKMEASKEMTAAVGKINARKNPKLYRYALTYVQNMLRNSDSIDRAVGNVKSLAFAWYLGGNIKTAALNLTQNIITGVPRLGMETNAGSIKIFNAAASSIVSAASGSKNLTKDEQRLLDDMYKEGIITEAFLDEIRGEVSGISGSRAWNKTLKWMGMPMAIAERFNRATLALAAYRVARDGQLKRQETKDALGLKEGDKASYDQSKQFAEGLVNDAHFVYGKANLPQPFRSSTLGRLGSSMYTFRTFSHNLLSLWGWMLRSQGKEGAKAFGKSLFATASLGGVTALPFYYSAMAITQALTGDDDDWTEEVRKKLPESDIARDIVCYGVPAMAGISMGGSLGIEVPLARHIEPGADAESVVAGNIGEILGIPYDLLMKPSKVAKYSRAGDNYRAVEEAAPTVIKNMMKAYRMYTEGQTSLSGRPINEPGKIGPRKLELGEAIKKGFGFQPLESTKNWNNYRARSISSKLRKDKLANLSNNLIRAIRDNDRERMMDIFADLNKWNKSAFEDKKVWLVISPADIKRGIASRAKVRGMSKRDLFRMAEQMK, from the coding sequence ATGCATCAACATCCTGAAATCGCAAAATGGAACACTGACCCTGAATTTTCAGCACTTCCGGAAGAGGTGAAGGTTCAGAAAATCGGGAATTTTTTTGACCGTCAGTTGGTGGACAATGAGTTTTATTCTTTACCCAAAGCCGAACAGGTCGCAAGGCGTGGGCGGTTTGTTTCTTCCCATCTTCCTGCCGGGTCCGGTCAGTCCATCCAGCAGGCCCCGGAAGAGTCTTTTGTTGATTCGATTAAAGGCTTCTTTGATCCCGGTTTATCTGAGGAAGAAAAAGCACAATCAGCAATAGCCATCACCAACGCAGAAGACCAGAACCGCGGACCTCATGAATTTATGGGGCCTGACCGGAATGTGGTTACTGATGTTGCTTTGAACCTTACTCGTGGCGCACTTGCGGATGCCCCTGAAACTCTGCTCCGCGCCGGGCGAACACTGGGTCTTGATACTGATGATGGAATTAAAGCCGTTCAGGATTTCAGAAATATAAATTTTCAGCCGTCGTTTCAGGCTTTGAATCAGCCTTTGCGCCGAGATATGACCGAGGGAGCTGCGTCGAGTGCCGCCAGCATGGTTGCCGGTGCGCCGGGAATGGTGGCAGGGGTAATAGGCGGACCAGTGGGAATGGCCGCAGGATATGCTACCAGCGGTGGTACAATCTATGGTCTGGCTGAATATGATCAGTTTATGGAAGAAGCAGAAAAGGCCGGACTTAATCGGGAAGATGTGAGACCAGAAGCTATAGCCTCGGCTGTCGCAGAAGGCGGACTTGAAGGGGTTTCCAATTTTCTGGATATGGTTTTGATGAAAGTCGGCAAACCCATCACCAGTGCTGCTACCAATCGTTTGAAGCTGTTCGCTACAAACTACGCTAAGACCGTGGCTTCCGAAGTCCCTACAGAAATGGCACAGTCTGCATCTGAAGTAGCTCTACGGAACAAAGCAGGTTTTGAAGAGCAAAGCCCGTGGGAAGCTGCAAAGTCAGCTATTCGTCCGACGCTTTTCTCAGGTGTTGGCTTTGCCGGAGCCAGTACGCTTTCCAGAAGGCACAAGCCTATTCCTCAGGACAAGCCCACCGACTTGCTGAACGAGGGTTTGGAACCTCTGGAGGAGAAGCCTGTTCAGGCTCTTAACCTCTCCCAAGGCACAGCACGAGCCCTACCCTTGGATGCAATGCGCCAGCATTACCGACAGGAAGAGGCGAAGAATGGTCCGGCAGATAGTCCGCTAATGAATGCTATTGACGCTCAGTATGAACAGAATTCAGTGCCTTCCGCCTTACGTAGCGACATCATTGAGCGTAACCGCTTCCGTCCTTCTCCTGAGATTGAGGAGGGCATTAAAAGGGAAACCGCACTACGTGAAAACTCTCCTCTTGAAAGGTTCGACCACGCCGACACCCTTTCTGTTCAGCCGCAATCTCCAGTGGCTCCGACTCCTGTTCAAGAATCTTTTTCTTTATCTCCTCAGACAAATGAACACCTTGCGCCTACTCCCGTAGAGGAAACATTTTCATTATCTGGGCCTGAAGCTTATGTCGCTCCCGGCGAAGCCAAGGTAGTTGAAACTTCCCTTGGTCAGGCCGCACACGAAGCAGCCACTTCCCCCGTTAATAACCTCCCTGAGCCAACACAGGCCCAGAAGGAAGCCGGGAATTACAAGAAAGGTCACACCCGCATTCTGGGTATGGACATTGCCATCGAGAACCCTGCAGGTTCCGAGCGTTCCGGTAAAGATGATTCAGGCAAAGATTGGTCTGTACAGATGGACCACCATTACGGCTACATTAAGGGCACTGTTGGCAAAGACAAGGACCACCTTGACCTTTTCATCAAAGACGGAGTTGAAGCCGATCAGGTGGAGAATAAGCCCGTTTACGTGGTCGACCAGATTAATAAAGACGGTTCTTTTGATGAACATAAAATCATGGCCGGATTTGAGAACGAACAGGAAGCCCGTGCTGGCTACCTCTCCAATTATGAAGAAGGCTGGAGCGGTCTGGGTGCTATCACCGAAATGTCTCCCGAAAAGTTCAAGGGGTGGGTTAAGAACGGGAAGACAAAAAGGGCATTAGCATATAAGCGCCCATCTAAATCAGTTGGTTCCATAAATAAGCAAATCGAATCCGGCCCATACTCCCGCGAATCCCACGCCGATTTTATGGACAAACTGAATAGCGGCGAAGTGGATTCTGAAACCTTCAAGCAGAACTTCAAGAAGGTTCAGGAAGGCAAATATTCCATCCTTGCTGACTTGAGCAAGCTGACCAAGAAGAAGCTCCTGTCTATGACCGGCCTCCGCTACACCATGAGCGACAAGAAGGACACTCTTGTTCGTGCTGCATATGAAAGCATGGTCAATTCCTTTTCTCTGGGTAAGCCTATTTCTTACATGATGACCGCTGACGGTTTGAGTAAGGTTCGGGCTCTGGAAGACATAGTTAATTCTGTGACCGATGAAGATTTGAAAGCCCACGCTGAAGCTTACAGCAAACGCAGGGCCAAACAGGATGAATACATCAAGGGTAAGCAGAAAGCTTTGGATAATCCCGAGACCTATGAAGACTATGAGTTCTTTGTCCGTGTTAAAGGAGTTGAGTCCCTTACCACTGAACAACATATGCGCTGGGACGAGCTTCAAGCTGAGAAGTCTGGTAAGCAGAAGGAAGCCCAGCGAGAGCAGCAGGCTACCGTTAAAGCCGTGCAGTCTGAAAGCGTCCAGATGGAATACAAAGGGCAGACCGTTCATTCCAAGCACGGACACGATCTCTTCGTGGTTGGACTTGCTGAACGAGTAGACAAGCCTGTTTTTCAGGAACTCAAGAATAAAGCCAAGCAGCTAGGTGGTTATTATTCAATCTACCGGGCTAAAGGGGCTATCCCCGGTTTCCAGTTCAAGACCAAGGAAGCCGCTGACAAGTTTATAGGGCTGCAGGATGGCGATATTTCCAAGACCGACCTTATTGAACAGAAAGAGGATCAGTCTCAAAACAAGGCAGTCTCTAAGCTGAGGGGAATGGCTTCCTCCTTGCGTGAAAGCGCAGAGGAGAACCTTGGGCAGGAGCGCAAAACAAACACGGCGAGGAGAGCCAATCAAGCCGCATATGCTGAAGATCAGGCTCAAAAGAGTATCCAGTTCGCCCAGACCATGGAGAATCTTGCTGATGCCATTGAGTCCGGTGAAGCCAAGATGCTTTCCGGTATCAAGGCCAAGACTCATGTGGAGTTGCTTGAATCTTTAACCCGAATAGCAAAACGGCAGCACGATTCTGCCAATGATGTAAGCTATTCGCAAAGCCAGAAGACAACGGCAACCCCTGAACACATGAGTGCGGCTAAACTGCCCAGTTTGACCTTTGACCGGGGTGTCATCCTCGACATGGCAAAGGATGTTGAAACTATCCGGGGTGGTAAACGGCTTGCCTTGATGCTCAGGGCCAGAGCCAAAAGAGCGAAGCGCGTTCAAGGACGCCATGATCCCGTCTATAATTTCCGTTTGTATGATGAAAAGTTAATCCGCGATCTGGTTGCCAAGTTCAACCAGTCCGGCGATAAATATAAAGGCTGGCAGGTCCGTGACAAAGTTGCTGATCTTGACCGGCTGGCTCGCATGGGCATCACCACGGATGCCGAGCTGCGCGTTGCTCTGCGTGAATATCTCACTTACCGCGGTAAAAAGATGAAGGCTGATCCGGTCAAGGAGGCTGAACGTGCTCTTGTTGGTCGCAAGATAGACGGCTACTTCCCGACTCCCAAGCCTATTGTTGAGCGCATGCTTGAAGAAGCAGAGGTTGAACCGGGAATGGATGTGCTTGAACCCAGTGCGGGCAAGGGCAATATTGCCGACCTCATCAAGGAAGATGAGCCGGAAGCCAACCTTGAAACCATTGAACCAGTGCAGGACCTGCGCACGATTCTTGAAGCCAAAGAGCATAATCTTGTTGGCCGGAATTTTCTTGAGCATGACGGCGAATATGACCGCATCATCATGAACCCGCCTTTCGAGAAACGGCAGGACGTTGAACATGTAAGGAATGCTTACAAGTTGCTCAAGCCTGGTGGTCGGGTTGTAGCTATCATGTCTGAAGGTCCGTTCTTCGGTAAGGACAAAGTCGCTACCGACTTCAGGGAATGGCTGAATACTGTGGGCTGGTCTGAGAAATTGCCCGAAGGATCTTTCAAAAGTTCGGAACGTCCTACCGGTGTAGCAACCAGACTTGTCGTAATTGATAAGCCGGATGCTGTTTCCGGTGGCAATGCAGCCGAAACAAGCGTAAAATCCCCTGAAACAACCTCAATAGGAGCCGTTTCAGATGAGCGACACCAAGATACAGAAAGAAGACACAAACGAGTTCTGGGAGAACGCGACAGCGGAAGACGGGCTCGACCTTCTTCTGGCGATCAAGGACCAGAAGAGGGAAAAGGAACAGGATCAGAAAATCAGAACAGCAACCGAAGTACCCAAGGTTCAGCAGTAAGCGTACTCCACTCCGAAGGCGAGGACGCAGGTCATTATGAATTGCGTGAAGCTTCTGACCTTATTCCTTCCCATCAAGCGACTCAGGGATTCAAAAAACATGAAGCCTATCCTGATGATGTTCAGGAGCGGCCTTATCATTCTGATAAGAACGAGCAGATCAAGGTAAAGACCAATGCGTCACAGCTTGATCCTCGTTTTGTCGTGTCTGATAACCCTGACGCTGTAAACGGCCCTCCTATCATCACCAGTGACGGTATTGTCCTTGGCGGCAACTCCCGGACCATGAGCATCCAATATGCCTACGAGAATTATCCCGATAAAGCCGGGAGCTATGTCGACGCCCTGAAGCGTAAGGCGGAAAGCTTTGGGCTGGACTCCAGCGACGTTAATTCATTCAGACAGCCGGTGCTTGTCCGTTCCATTGATGACAGCATCAGCCGTAAGGACATGGCCCGCAAAGCCCGTTTGTATAACCAGTCACGCATGCAGGGATTGGACTCCACTGCTGAGGGTATTTCCAAGGGTCGCATGATTTCCAAGCAGTCTATGGCGACTCTGGCTCAGGCTTTGGAAGACTTCTCGACCTTGCGCTCCTATCTTGATTCGAATAGCTCACGAAAATTGATTGATTCTTTGCTTGCAGATGGGGTTCTTGAATCTACGCAAATTGGCAAGCTCTCTAAAGGCACCGGTCTGCTTAACTCTGAAGGAAAGCGTCTTGTTGAGCTGGCTGTTCGTGGGCACATCATTGATGATTTCGACACTCTCGATAGATTGCCAGATAGCATTCTGGAAAAATTGGACCGCATAGTCCCAGCTGCCTCCAAAGTCAAAAACAGAGGCGGAGACTGGGATATTACCCCCATTCTGAAAAATGCCCTGCAGCATGTAGTCAAGTTCAGAGCTTCAAAGGCTGAAACATTGGATACTTACTTTGGGCAAGCCACTCTATTTGGTGAAGATTCAAGCAAGTCCAACCCTCTTGTGCAGAGGTTGGCGCGGGCTGCTGTGTCCGCCAAGCCTACCGTTTTCAGGGGAATGTGGACCGAGTACGCCAAGAAGGCCGTGGCAGATAAAAAAGACCAAGCAGCTTTACCCGGAGCGGAGCCTGTCTCGCCTGAAGAGGCCCAGAGGGCCTTTGAAGACAAAACACGGTTTTCATTTTCCAAAAGCAATCCTGCTAAAGGTTCTACAGTTGCCGAAGTAAAAGAGGTTATTTCCAAATTGGAAACAGCCTCTGTCAATGCTGGCCGCACTGAGGTTGTGCAGTCGGTCGAAGACCTGCCTCAGCACATTCAGGATGAATTCAATGCGACCGGCGGCGGGGTACTTGAAGCTGCGTACCATGACGGGAAAACCTACATTGTCGCTGACAGCATCCCGAATTCAAAGCGGGCTGTACAACTGTGGATGCATGAACAAGGGGTCCACCATGGCTTGCGTGGCTTCTTTGGCGAGAAGGATTTGAAGCAGTTTTTGAGTAAGGTCCACCTTAGTGCAGCGAAATCCTCAATCTATAAGAACATCGTCGATCTTTATGGTTTGGATATTAATAAAGCCGAAGACCGCCAGATGGCTGCTGAGGAATACCTTGCTCATGTTGGCGAAAAGGTGGGAGCCGGTGAAGCCCTTAGTGGGCGCGAAAAAAGCATATGGCAACAGATTGTTGCTATGTTCCGTCGTTGGCTGAACCAGTTGAGCTTTTCCAAGGACGCCACACTGACCTATGCGGAGATTGAGCAGACTGTAGCTGACGTTATTTCTTGGACCGTTCACGGCCCTGCAGGACAGTTAAGTTATGATGCTGATCCGGCGGTTGCCTTCTCCAAGGATGCGACAGAAGAGCAGCTTGAAGCCGGAAGACAGCTTCAGGAGGATATAGACGAGTGGAGCCAGCAACTTGATAATTTCAGTAAAGGCAAATTCAATAGTCGTAAAGATTTACAGTTGGGCGAAACCCCAGACGTACTCAGGAAATTAGGTATTCCTGCGCGCCCTATGGTTATGGTCCAAAGCGACGTTGCCAAAGTCATGTCGGATAGAGAGGATCACGCGATACCGCTTGAATCACTCAAGCAGCTTCCGCGACAGCTTGCAGCACCTGTAATGGTTTTCAAATCCGCAACAGTGCCAGACGCTTTTGTTTTTCTCACTGAGATTAAGCTGGGAAGAAAATCCGTGATGGCAGCAGTTCATTACGACACAAAAAGCCAGCATGTTAAAGTTAACAAAGTGGCAAGCATGTATGGTAGGTGGCCCAGTTGGTACGCTCGGCAGATGGAAGAAGGGAGACTTGTTTACAGAGACAAAAAGAAAAGCCTCGCTTGGGCGAGGACGAACGGGCTACAATTGCCCAAGGTTCCGCTCAAACGAGGCAACAATAAAATAATAACTGAAAAAGATATTGTCAAGCCTGTATTGCCCGGTGATGCTCTGCGTTTCTCTCGTGGCGAAATGACTGCTCAGCAGGTAGTTGAAACAGTTAACGAACCTGAAATCCGCAACTTCCTGAATGACAAGGATTTGTCAGCCCTACAGGAGGTCGGTTCACTCCCCCATTGGATTGCAAAGCGGTTTCCTGAGTTCCAGAAAATATATGAAGTCCATTTGGGTCGCATGGAAAAACGTTCGGCTATGTTCAGTGATTCGCTGGCAGAGGTAGAGGATTTCTTTACCGGGCTTAACAAAAAAGAGCTTCAGGAAATTTCTGATATGGTCTGGAAGCTGGACGGTGAAAAGATCAAGGATATTACTGAAAGTAAGTTTGTTGTTGCCACGGACAAGGACGGTAAGAAAGTTCGCGAAAATGGACGTGCTGTCCTTGAGTCCAACCCTGAATTTTATGAGCAGTTTGAGAAATGGCTTAAAGGGCAGGGGATGTCCAAGAAAGCCGCTAAGGTTTTCCTTGCTGTGCGTAAGTCTTTGGATAGTGATTTCCTGCGGGCATATGATGCAATGCGCCAGATGTCGGATATCTCAGATTCTGATCTGGATCAGTTTAGAAAGAATATCAATCATATTCAGAACTACTTTCCGCATCACCGGTATGGACAGTATTATGTAGCCGGTTATGCCGATGATGGGAATGGTGCGCGTGTCTGCGTTTACCGGGAACATTTTGACGCACTCAACAAATTGCGTGCTAACACAATAGCTGCTGATAAAATTAAGGAATTAAAAGAAAAATATCCTGATGTTCACACTTGGGATAAGGGTAAGAATCAGCGTCTTCCTGAAGAAGTCTATGGGGTGCCCATAGATAGCAACGCCATGGAACAGGTGATAGCGAGTGCCGCTTCATCAATTGCCGATCCTGATCAGGCCGGAGATATCCGCAACAAGCTGACTCAAGCGGTTTCGGATGTACTCAAGTCTCGTGGTTGGGGTAGTCATGCCATAGGACGCAAGAATATTCCGGGACATGAAACCGAAGACATTCGCAGAGTTCTGTATGATTACAAAGCAGGGTTGACCGGCTGGCTGACAAAGATGGAGGCCAGTAAGGAAATGACCGCCGCTGTGGGCAAAATTAATGCCCGGAAGAATCCGAAGCTGTACCGGTACGCTTTGACCTATGTTCAAAATATGTTGCGTAACTCAGACAGCATTGACCGGGCCGTAGGCAACGTGAAGTCCTTAGCTTTCGCTTGGTATCTTGGCGGCAATATTAAAACCGCTGCGCTCAACCTGACACAGAACATCATCACCGGTGTTCCTCGTCTGGGTATGGAGACAAACGCAGGAAGCATTAAAATTTTTAATGCAGCTGCAAGCAGCATTGTTTCAGCAGCCTCCGGATCAAAGAATCTTACCAAGGACGAACAGCGACTGCTTGATGATATGTATAAGGAAGGCATTATAACCGAAGCTTTCCTTGACGAGATCCGGGGTGAAGTTTCCGGCATATCCGGCTCCCGGGCTTGGAACAAAACTCTTAAATGGATGGGTATGCCCATGGCAATTGCTGAACGTTTCAACCGGGCTACATTGGCTCTCGCGGCGTACCGTGTTGCTCGTGACGGACAGCTCAAGAGGCAGGAAACAAAAGACGCTCTCGGTTTAAAGGAAGGCGACAAGGCAAGCTATGACCAGAGCAAGCAATTTGCCGAGGGACTCGTTAATGATGCGCACTTTGTTTATGGCAAGGCGAATCTCCCTCAGCCGTTTCGTAGTTCTACACTCGGTAGGCTCGGTTCATCCATGTACACGTTCCGCACATTCTCCCACAACCTGCTTTCTTTGTGGGGCTGGATGCTCAGAAGTCAGGGCAAGGAGGGAGCAAAAGCTTTTGGTAAGAGTCTTTTTGCCACTGCATCCCTTGGCGGTGTAACAGCGTTGCCGTTTTACTATTCGGCTATGGCTATTACTCAAGCATTAACCGGAGATGACGACGACTGGACTGAAGAGGTTCGCAAGAAGCTTCCTGAAAGCGATATTGCGAGAGATATAGTTTGCTATGGCGTTCCTGCTATGGCCGGGATCAGTATGGGCGGTTCCCTCGGCATTGAGGTTCCGCTTGCCCGCCATATTGAACCAGGAGCAGACGCTGAATCTGTTGTCGCCGGGAACATCGGTGAAATTCTGGGCATCCCTTATGATTTGCTAATGAAGCCATCTAAAGTAGCGAAGTACAGTCGTGCAGGAGATAATTATCGAGCAGTTGAGGAAGCTGCCCCTACTGTTATTAAAAACATGATGAAGGCTTACCGGATGTACACCGAAGGTCAGACATCACTTTCAGGTAGACCAATCAATGAACCGGGTAAGATAGGCCCCCGCAAGCTTGAACTTGGTGAAGCGATTAAAAAGGGATTCGGCTTTCAACCCTTGGAGAGCACGAAGAATTGGAATAACTACCGGGCAAGATCCATATCTAGTAAGTTACGGAAAGATAAGCTTGCTAATCTCTCCAACAATCTGATCCGGGCTATTCGTGATAATGACAGAGAAAGAATGATGGATATCTTCGCTGACCTTAACAAGTGGAACAAGTCAGCATTTGAAGATAAAAAAGTTTGGCTGGTAATTAGCCCCGCAGACATTAAACGAGGGATTGCGTCCCGGGCAAAAGTTCGGGGTATGAGCAAACGAGATTTGTTTCGCATGGCCGAACAGATGAAATAA
- the amrS gene encoding AmmeMemoRadiSam system radical SAM enzyme: protein MLHPARLWKSLKDDQVQCRLCSHFCIIDNNKHGKCGVRQNVDGQLMTRTYELVAAMNVDPVEKKPLYHFLPGTKTFSLGTQGCNFGCTFCQNASLSQHPKTGREITGQKVTPEILVEAAIAHNCESISYTYSEPTIFFELMQDTARLARRKGLKNVMVSNGFQSPECIEELTGLIDAANIDLKAFNDDFYKKICSGRLNPVLENLKHMKKNGWWVEVTTLLIPGKNDSPEELKQMAAFINDKLGSEVPWHISRFHPDYKMQDCPITPMKALQLARKTGKAAGLEYVYIGNVPGDDNTSTFCPDCHKELLKRFGFEMTNAGLNNGMCKYCGCKIEGLF, encoded by the coding sequence ATGCTCCATCCGGCCAGACTCTGGAAATCACTGAAAGACGATCAGGTACAATGTCGACTATGCAGCCATTTCTGTATAATTGACAATAACAAACATGGGAAATGCGGTGTACGGCAAAATGTTGACGGCCAACTCATGACCCGCACCTACGAACTGGTAGCCGCGATGAATGTGGACCCGGTGGAAAAAAAGCCGCTCTACCATTTTCTCCCCGGCACCAAAACTTTTTCACTGGGCACGCAGGGCTGTAACTTCGGCTGCACATTCTGCCAGAACGCTTCCCTCTCGCAGCACCCCAAAACAGGCAGGGAAATAACCGGACAAAAAGTCACCCCGGAAATTCTTGTGGAAGCGGCCATCGCCCATAATTGTGAATCCATATCGTACACTTATTCCGAGCCGACCATTTTTTTCGAGCTGATGCAGGATACAGCCCGTTTAGCGCGTAGAAAAGGGCTAAAAAACGTAATGGTTTCCAATGGCTTCCAAAGCCCGGAATGCATCGAGGAGCTGACAGGTCTAATTGATGCCGCAAACATTGATTTAAAGGCGTTTAATGACGATTTCTACAAAAAGATATGCTCGGGAAGGCTGAATCCTGTACTTGAAAACCTAAAGCACATGAAGAAAAACGGCTGGTGGGTGGAAGTAACCACCCTGCTCATTCCCGGTAAAAACGATTCCCCGGAAGAATTAAAACAGATGGCCGCTTTCATAAATGATAAACTGGGCTCGGAAGTTCCGTGGCATATTTCAAGATTTCACCCGGATTACAAAATGCAGGACTGCCCAATCACACCGATGAAAGCTCTGCAACTGGCAAGAAAAACAGGAAAAGCAGCAGGACTAGAATATGTCTACATCGGTAACGTACCGGGAGATGACAACACCTCCACCTTCTGCCCGGACTGTCATAAGGAACTGCTGAAACGATTCGGATTCGAAATGACCAACGCCGGCCTGAACAACGGCATGTGTAAGTATTGCGGATGCAAAATTGAAGGCTTATTCTAA